TTATGAGTCACAATTTCTTTGGAAAGTGCAAATGGCTTTTCCACGGCAGTCTCCAGGAACCCTGAAGGACACCACGCAGAACACCAAGGGTAAACAAACGCAGCAACCACAACACAACCCACAAGTTTAAAAAACtcaattcttttttattaaacttCTATCTTTATGCAATCTGTATATATAAAAGTTCTAAAGCCTTCAGCCTGAGACTAAGACAGACAGTGAGGCGATCATGTGTTTCCGTTTAGTCCTCATTATTCGTTGCCTGTGTGACACAGAcgtatgttaaaaaaaactgtataaaCATGAGACATGATGAACACAGAGTGACAGACGAAGGGGACCACACAGCGATGTCCTGTGTGGCCGGAGTGATTAGAAGTAGTCCATGATAAAACAAGCTTGTGGACCTTGTTAAGAAGAATTAAGctgaataaataacattatCGTTGGTTCACCCACAGTTCAGGCTGCAACAGTCTCTCTTTGTGCTCCACTGATGAATGACTGGACACTAGCACcaggcctgttttttttttttgggaaagGTGGCCGACTGATGTGAAGGTGATGTGCTGCGGTGATGGTATTCGCAGCCAcacccacagtgtgtgtgcatttattgaaCCCTACGTGCATTTCCCTGTTCGAATGTAAAAtcaaatgtgtgaatgtatgtgtaaGGATGACAGGGAGAGGCAGAGTTGTGTACGCATCATAATGTAACACTATGTTCATTTTTTTGAGTCTGTAAACCATCATCTCATTTGTAATTAAACATATACCGACCACATACAAGGAATACTTTGATGATTCTGAACATAGCATATTTTtccatcattattattaataacatttttttcaattctcttaaatacaatattttacatGTCAGATTAAATACGGCTTAGTGtgcgtgcgagtgtgtgtgtgtgcatgtgtgtgtctgtgtgtgtctcggGGGCCAATGTTGTGGTTGGTTTTTTCCCCACTCTGTGCTACGGGCACTCTTTCTTCTGTTCTGTAATGGAGGGTCGAGCTCTCAATAGAGAAACATGTACTCCACAACACCTGCTAAAGGGCCAACACATAAGGGGGGTGTGTGTTCAGTCACTGTCACTGGTCTCACTGCTGGGGTCTCCCTGCACCTTGCTGCGGTGCTGCATGGCACGGTGGTAGGCGACCTGCACGGACTTGCGGATGTTGGATTTCCTGCCCTCTAGCATCTTCTCCTTGTCCAGCTCCTGGTCCACCCCGAGCGGCACCAGCTTAGAGCGTGGCAGCCACTGCCTGGATGCACACATACATCACACACGTGTTAAATTATTTCCAATCAGAGGTGCAATGCATCAAAAGTAGAAGCAAATGCACAGTGAAATGGTTACAGACATCAGTGAGTGAGTCCAGGCAGAGTTAATAGCTTGTCAACGTAACATAAAAATGAGAATTAAGAGGCCATAACAGGAGGCATTTTATGTGGAAAATTAATTGGATAAATGAGTTCCTGGTTCTTCAACACTTGAGTTTAGGTACTTTCAAAGGCTACGACCTGTAAGCATTTAACTGCTGAATGCCATCTAAGGAAATCATCAGGAAGGTTAAGAATGACAGTAGCAGTTGTCATCATTTTTTCTCACACTTCCTGCAAACTTGCAGCACATGATGACCGATAACACGACGcgttttttccctcctccaaTTTCAAAAACCACATTTGCCCTATTTCTGCTATGTTCAGTCGTCTTGTGCTGCAATACAAGGAGTGCAGTTTCTTTTGAACCGCTGCCTCAACAGTTACTCGTGTGCACACCTCACCAGAGGCCTTTTTTGCTTGCGTCTTGTTTTTTTACTGCAATCCATCATTTTGAGGCAAAAAGAAAGGATGTCAGTTAGAACAAACAAAGGAGAGACAATCTTTAAGAATCTGTAGTGACAATACAATTGGTGAATATAAAAAGATGAGGCGAAGTAACTAAAGCACTGACCATGTTCTCTTGTTGTCAAAGAAGAGGACCAGGAACAGGTGCTCCCTGGCCTCCTGGGTCATCTGCTCCCCTAGTTTCAGCACATCCAAAGGCGGGACTGGAATTGGGACACCCCGGTGGAACACCCCCTCCCTGGGCATCTTTGGGTCAATAATCTGCAGGCAAACAGTGGCAGAGGAGGGTTAGATAGACAGTCATTAACCTGCAGCATGCCCTCGAGTGAACAGCTCTCTTGACTTTGCTCCTTGCTATTTGCAGAGTCCTTGTGGCTCACCAGGGCAGGATATGAAGGATAGCCTCTGCACTTGGCCCACACCAGGTCCAGCGCTTCCAGAGAAGAATAGTCATCAGAGGTCATCCAGCATCCTGACCTGGCCCGGCCACGCACCACTGACAGTAAGGAACAGGAAGACAGTCATCATTGTGCAAGCTCACTCCTAGCCTAACAATGTTTATGTAAATGATTACCCTTCTCCAAGTGATTATTGTAAGATACATCCCTTTTTAATGTATCAGGGCAACTGGAATAATTATGAAAGACCCAGCTCCTAAATAAATGGTCTTTTttggtgttttccttttgtgGCATTTCAGTTACAGCTACAGCAGATGCCATTTCTATGTATAGTGGCGAAAATGTCTTGTTTCCTGTGCAGCTGCTCATGAGttgttctcagtgttttcattatatTGGTTGCCTGtcctcaatcaatcaatacatttttatttaaatagcgccaattcataacagtgttatctcaagacgctttacataaagagcaggtaagaccaaactctttaattaagagagagacctgacgattcaggaattcaaaattaaggattcaagaatccccacataaggaagcatcagatattatattaggcagcagtggcaggaaaaactcccctttaacgggaaggaACCTtcgaacagagagagagagcgagagagagagagagaaaacaaacagcaaccaatatactaacagcaattatagcactgacaataggaaagcgactaataaattagcaatatggtagcaaTGGTCCAGATCATTCTGTGAAGACGTACTGCGAAATGTATgcatatgtgaatgtgaaaactTGCTTACAATGTGAAACACTGCGCGATCCTCCGACCGAGTAGGAATCGTTTTCGGTGCCTGACGTCTCCTCGCTGCTGTCCTCCTGGAAGGCAGAGCGAGAGAACGACGCCTTCCCTCTGCCCTGCTTGGAGGGGGTTGTACTGacagggaagagagacagaactatAAACGCGCATAGAAATTTACAACAACCTGACAGGTCAAAGATCTTATCGACTGTTAATGTTGACACCATAACATACAGCTCCCCAGGCTTTACTAGTAACTGTTGTAGTAAACAAGAGGTTCCACATAACCTCACACTATATTTGTATCACACTGTATTAATCAGCTACTAAAAACAATTATTACATGTTATTAACTACCGCATTAAAGCTCTCTACCCTCGGGTTGGCTGGACCCCCCCTCTACTCTTCAAGCTGATGTCATGTAGCAGACGAGATCAAAGTTCTGACTGGCCCatagaaacagaaagacaacaCTATTGATTGGACAGTCTAGTTTGGTGCTGGTCTGAATCATCATACGTAAAGACGACAATTTACAGCTGGAGACGAAGTTACTGGAACTGTCTCctctggttgcctggcaaccacGAGGTGCTGACatgactccaggaagtcaccagaaagcaaatgagcgtatttcagaaaaatacataaacactgCATTAACTGCAGGCAGAAGAACTCCACAATAAGCTTAGAGACTCACCCCTTGACATAATATCCCTTTATGAAGCTGGTACATCTAATTATTCACACTTTGATCACTAATCTAGTCTGCTGTACAGTGGGTTCAAGGCTGTTTTAAACCATACTTGGTTTGGGTCTAATGAACATCCCGTGTGTTTGCGCACTAATCACCTGGTCCTGTCAgaggctgcactgctgctgctactggtTGTGGACTCGGAGTCTGAGCTGGAACGAGGGAGACGAGACTCACTCCTGTACACGCGGAAGCTCTCCGTTACCGGCTGGTTTCCTCCATCGAAACCGTTACTTGGCAAACctggggaaaaagaaaaggagagagggggggagggggtgagtTTGTTTGACTCAAAAACTGTGGGTTAAAGTTTATTGAGCGTTTGTCTGCTGTACCTGGGAGCAGGTCGTCATTGTCACTGTCGCtgtcagagctggagctggtgtGGGGGCTGCGGGGCCTCTTCCTCGGCCTGGCTGTTGACAACAGGGGCAGCTGAGGGGGACCGATGGGGCTTTGGCTTACCCCTGCCCCGGCGTAGCCAGCGTCCCGGTTCTTGGGGGGGCGTCCTGGCCTTTTGGGGGGGCCAgtcattttttggtttttcttggAGAAGAGGACAGACGTCCGTCGGCCCACCTCTGGAGCCATGGCAGATGAGGACACACTCAGATcttgagggagagaaaggttAATAGATTAAAatgcaagtaaatgttaattatgTCACTTTGATATTATCAATTTTATCtaatatattaatgatattttacATCTTCCTAGACGCACCTTTTCCTCCAATCTCCTGACTGCTGCTTTCTCCCCCTTCATCGTGGTGTCCAGCAGAGGACGGGTGATGTGGAAGGGAAGAACCCCGGTCTCCTCCTCCCACCAAATCCCGGCCCCCCAAACCGGAGCCTCCCTCCCGCTGGTGCGCCAGCTTCCTCTTGATGACACTGATCTCCTTTCTCAGAGCTTTGGCTCTTCGCGACTGACCAATGCTGTGCTTTCCCGAGCTGACACCATCGAGACGCGCCTGCAGGTAGTGTAGCTGCTCCTCCAGTGGTAGCCGGCGCCTGTTCTCTGGGAGGAGCAGGTCTGTGAGGGGCAGGGAGAGAAAGGCTGTTAAaccgcaggtcattcctcccatcagccatcagactctttaacagcagcatcactggctgatgttaatttgcactgtttttcattcataatttcaaaatgtctgtgcAACAAAATTTTCATGTGCAATAATTAATCATCATCAACAACCATATCAACAATCCTGCACACCGTGTGTGTTTCCACTAAGAATGAAAGgtgtacatagtgtaaatatttattattattacaatatatgtttatctactattgcttatcttgcccctgcctttgttgctgctgtaacatgtgaatttgtCCTGATGAGGGAACAATAAAGTccattttatcttatcttaaaacaCCCTAAGagaaaaatatcattattattgttaaaacAAGGAAGCCAAATATGACTGGAAACTGTACTACAATATATTTAGTAGAATTACTGTGCTACCAGACAGATTATGCTATTTTCTGTAATACTGGTATGTGCTGTACCAAATTCAGCATGTCTGCAAGATTCGTCAAATTTATTCTGTGGATCtacaaaaatagttttaaaggtagataaaatgaaatatgtgaGAGGGCCCAACAAGCCATTTCATCAATTACCAAAAATGGATACAGGTTGGGTTTAAACCAAAGaagtagaaaagaaagaaaccttgtttttacaagcaaaaacaaTTTGTGATGACCTGAGTTGATGTCATGCGCCACCCACTGGTCAAAAGGCTTTACTGTggcaaatatatattttttgtctATAATACATTTCATTCACCATATTACACCACATATAATACTGTTCCAGAGCTCAACGCTTGTGACAAGGAAGTATTATAACTGACATTcaatcactgaaaaaaaaaaaacccctgtAATATATCCCTGCTGCCTTTCCATCCTATCCCTTTGTGTCATCCCAACACTCagcctctcatcctcctccaatTTCTCTACCAGCCTAATTCCATCCAGTATTTCAATCACACTTGTGTGATACAGTGAAATGAGGCACGGGTGTAAACTTTCATTGAGCCTCTAGCCTGCCAGATGTTTCTAAACTGTGAGTGTGTCATTTCAGAACATGTTGCATAGCCTCCAAAAGAAAGGTATtgattttccaaaatgtggTTGGGCGACTTGGAAGTTCCATTCGCCAAAGATAATTTGCCTCTCATCTATCGTTTCACTTCAATGCTTGAGATGCTCTGGCTTTCATAAACCCCCCAACCAAAGTCAAAGAGGTTCACTTACCGTCTTCATTAGAGGATAATAGCcgatctctttctctttctctgtctcggtctctgtccctgtccctgtctcgGTCTcggtctctgtccctgtccctgtccctgtctcgGTCTCTGTCCcggtctctgtccctgtctcgGTCTCTGTCCCGGTCTCTGTCCcggtccctgtctctgtctctgtctctgtccctgtccctgtccctgtcccgTTCTCGTTCTCGTTCTCGCTCCCGctcccgctccctctctctctcccgctccctctcccgctccctctctctgtctctctcctggtCACGCTGACTGTCTGGGCTTGGCTCTCGGGGGAGGTGCATGCCAGTCTCGTAGTCAAAGCCTATCCGTTCAGCATGGCGCCTGGCGGTTCTTATAACAGCTCCGCCCATCTCTCTGAGGCGCAGGGCAGCACGGTAGAAGACCGTGTCCTTGGCATTGTATTTGAGACAGTTGTTGACAATGAGGCCAAAGTCTGCCTCAAAGGCCTCAAAAGTGAGGTAGCGATGGGACTCCAGCAGGTTCCACATGGTCTGAAAGTCCATTGGAGTGTCAATATGGTCCAGGTAGTCTGGCACCTGGATGGTGGAAGGTAGAGATCAGGAGAGGGGTGACCCGCACGTTCTAATAAGCTTTTCTGTTTGTACTATGAATTTTGAAGCCACAGTGAATACATAACTGAAAACTTGTTGTATTGCCTGGCAATAATGTGAGATAATAGGCAGCATAACGGCCAAGATTTGTTTTctatacaaacacactgacatttttggCAAGGATCCCTCAAAATTAACAAGCTGTATCCAAAGACACTGAGCCAGCATattgtacaaataaataaattgctgttttttttttttcactgcaagAATATTATAAAGATAAATAACAAGCATAtcacaacaacataaaaatagcaagcaaacacacaaagaaggaAGAGGTGACATGTAATTTAACATGCATCACAGtatatgcaaaaaataaatagaggACACAAATATAAATGTGCCAATGTGATCAGATTTCAAAAATGATACTGATATGAGGACACATCACTGACGTGATTATGCATACAtcctgaatgtgtgtatgtgtgtgtatgtgtgtttgtgtgtatttacctcTGCCAGCGGTACAGGCTCAGTGAAAAAGTTGTTAGTGTCTCTTTCCTGTAACTGTTCCAACGTACTCCTCAACAGCACCAGGAAGGGCGTCAGCTGCATCTCCAGCGCCATCTGCTGCACCTTAATCTGAACACAGACACGTTTTTTAGCTAAGTACACCTGCAGACTGAATAAATACACATGGAGGAATATGAGTGGTAAGAACGGTTTATGTGCACTAAGCTGCCAGTAGCAAAATGAAGTGTTGTTTTACATGTACAGATTGTATTTGGAGTAACTGGTGGTTTGCTTACGAAGCGGGTTGGTGTGTGCACACTCATTTAAGAAGCACCTAATGAATTTGTTGTCGAATGTACTTGAATGTGTCAGAGCCTTAATCTCTGAGAAAGTGACGGGAATCAAAGATTGTAACAATAAAAAAcgattttaaaaaatggcctTTAGGTTAGATAAATAGTCTTTTACAGGGCCTGCATGGGTGCAAGTTAATTCCAATGAGAAGACAGCTCACAGCTATAGGACAGTAGTGCTACTGCTAGCGTTAACGTTTTTGATATCTGTTGACAGAAATAAAGCTCATTTGTTCTCACCGTCTCCCTCTTGAGTTTCTCTCTCTTGCGGATGAGTTCCACCAGTAGCCTGGCTCTCTCCAGGTCATGTCTCAGTCTCTGCCATGCCTTCAGCTGCTCCTTCAAAGCAGATTGTTTCTCCTCGCTGTCCCTCTGCAACACCAACATTCAAAAGCACTCAAACATGTTAGACAGCTGAGGAAAGAACAGAATGACAGTAACGTGTACTAAAATGAGttgctacattttttttttttttttttacacaagttACCGAGGAGAGTTGTGATGGAGGTTGCGGAGGGGGCGGCTCAATATGTCGTTGTGACTGAAGGTGCGTTTGGAGCCGGCGTAGAAGAGGTACGCCATTACGACTTTGCCTCTTCAGGGTCCAGTAGCTGTGAAGTCGTTGCATGAACTGGCTCTTCCTGGGTACCGTCAAGTTACTGGTGATTTTGCTCAGTCTggagaagaaacaaacacaagttgAACTCATGTGCTCCCACATCATACATGAAAAACTTCCTCCCCTGTTCCAGGAGGTAGAGATGAAAAGCATCAGTACTGAACAGCATCCTAATAAGTGATCATTTTGCTTGTGGTCAACCACTTCCACATACAGTCTTGTAGTGTAGTGTAACATGTAGTGTGTACATACCTGTGGGGAGGTATGCAGGGCACAGACACCACAGGCgcagcagctctcctctcagCTAAGAT
This sequence is a window from Pempheris klunzingeri isolate RE-2024b chromosome 11, fPemKlu1.hap1, whole genome shotgun sequence. Protein-coding genes within it:
- the brpf1 gene encoding peregrin; protein product: MGLDFDVKTFCHNLRATKPPYECPVETCRKVYKSYSGIEYHLYHYDHDNPTPAQAVPQKKRKGRPPRVSLAGSGDTDDGGGNGGGVLGHGGNTPGSPNRSELSHSPGRETMTYAQAQRMVELDIQGRIHRISIFENIDVVSEEDSDAEDAPPSGTGGGGVCNGSDGGGGGSEVGGSGKDRPDVPSSNGGKSTPKSGKHKSKEKKKDGSSHHHSLQSGPAVKLPEAVFRELDQERPEAPPRPSSYYRYIDKSVEELDEEVEYDIDEEDYIWLDIMNDKRRRDGVTPIPQEVFEYLMDRLEKESYFESHNKADPSTLIDEDAVCCICNDGECQNSNVILFCDMCNLAVHQECYGVPYIPEGQWLCRRCLQSPSRAVDCALCPNKGGAFKQTDDARWAHVVCALWIPEVCFANTVFLEPIDSIEHIPPARWKLTCYICKQRGSGACIQCHKANCYTAFHVTCAQQAGLYMKMEPVRETGANGTSFSVRKTAYCDIHTPPGSARPLGGVGGASMGSSHSEGELEEDDEPSIGHDDDSKGWSSERAKRAKAKSRLKMKRARKILAERRAAAPVVSVPCIPPHRLSKITSNLTVPRKSQFMQRLHSYWTLKRQSRNGVPLLRRLQTHLQSQRHIEPPPPQPPSQLSSRDSEEKQSALKEQLKAWQRLRHDLERARLLVELIRKREKLKRETIKVQQMALEMQLTPFLVLLRSTLEQLQERDTNNFFTEPVPLAEVPDYLDHIDTPMDFQTMWNLLESHRYLTFEAFEADFGLIVNNCLKYNAKDTVFYRAALRLREMGGAVIRTARRHAERIGFDYETGMHLPREPSPDSQRDQERDRERERERERERERERERERERERERDRDRDRDRDRDRDRDRDRDRDRDRDRDRDRDRDRDRDRDRDRDRDRDRDRDRDRDRERERDRLLSSNEDDLLLPENRRRLPLEEQLHYLQARLDGVSSGKHSIGQSRRAKALRKEISVIKRKLAHQREGGSGLGGRDLVGGGDRGSSLPHHPSSAGHHDEGGESSSQEIGGKDLSVSSSAMAPEVGRRTSVLFSKKNQKMTGPPKRPGRPPKNRDAGYAGAGVSQSPIGPPQLPLLSTARPRKRPRSPHTSSSSDSDSDNDDLLPGLPSNGFDGGNQPVTESFRVYRSESRLPRSSSDSESTTSSSSSAASDRTSTTPSKQGRGKASFSRSAFQEDSSEETSGTENDSYSVGGSRSVSHLVRGRARSGCWMTSDDYSSLEALDLVWAKCRGYPSYPALIIDPKMPREGVFHRGVPIPVPPLDVLKLGEQMTQEAREHLFLVLFFDNKRTWQWLPRSKLVPLGVDQELDKEKMLEGRKSNIRKSVQVAYHRAMQHRSKVQGDPSSETSDSD